CAAATTTCGTGGCGCTCGTTCGGAGAATATTCAGCATTTCCTCAAGGATTTTCGCAAGGTAAAAGTAGTCAAGCTTGAACAGAATTACAGGTCGACGAAAACCATCATCAAGGCTGCGCACGAAGTCATCTCACGTAACTCGCGAAGGATTAAGAAAGAGCTATGGACGGACAATCAAGCGGGTGAACCAATTGAAATCTACCACGCCCTGGACGAGTATGATGAAGCCACGTACGTAACGTTGAAGACAATGGCTCTCTTGAAAGACGTTCTCCCTTCGTCGATCGCCGTTTTGTACAGGGCAAACGCGCAATCGAGAGTATTTGAAGAATCCTTTGGAAAAGCGCAAATTCCCCATCGAATCGTTGGTTCGGTTGGATTTTATGAGCGCCGCGAAATCAAAGATGTCATTGCGTTCGTGAGATTACTCGTGAATAAGAATGACGCCTTCAGTTTTTTGCGAGTGGTCAACGTTCCGCCGCGCGGGGCCGGCAAGAAATTGCTCGAAAGAATTCAGCAGGAAGCAGAAGCCAACAATATTTCTACTTGGGATGCCGCAGCGAATGCCGGCAATAGAAATGTCCTTTCTTTTCTCGAACTATACAACGGTTATGAGCCTCCTCCCTCTTCGTTTTTGGAGAAACTTCTGAAGCAGATTGGGTATTTTGAATATCTTCGTAAAGAGGATTCTCAAACGGCGGATGATCGCATCGAAAATTGCAACGAATTCCTTGGCTATTTGCGTGAACAGGAGGCTTTACCTGAATTCGATCTCGCAACATTTCTGAGTGAGCTCCCTTTGCAAAGCCGGAGTGAAACACCGGGAGAAGCGGTTACGCTTCTAACAGTTCATTCCGCGAAAGGTCTGGAATTTCGCGTGCTGTTTGTAGTTGGATTGGAGGAAGGCGTTTTCCCGCATATTCGTTCGCTGGAAAGTTCGGAGGATCTGGAAGAAGAGCGCCGGCTCTTTTATGTGGCAATGACCCGCGCGAAAGAGAAATTGCTTTTGAGCTGGTCCCAGCGCCGTTCCTTGTTTGGAAGTAATGCGACATCGCACCCATCCCGCTTTCTGGATGAGATTCCTTCGTGGTTCAAAGTGATTCGTCAAT
The bacterium DNA segment above includes these coding regions:
- a CDS encoding UvrD-helicase domain-containing protein; amino-acid sequence: MDSVSTLLEQLNPAQRAAVTTVAGPVLVVAGAGSGKTRVITYRIPYLLFTGVAAPENILALTFTNKAAGEMKARASQLAGNHYRIPLISTFHSFCAVLLRRHISLLGYSRDFQIFDEEDQLSLLKECISDLQKENRYSGRDAQNFLKWQKNRAEPAEIYDPNLQVIFDLYARKLRANNGVDFDDLLSLPIRLFREQPDLQRRYCALYRFIMVDEYQDTNEVQYELLKLLAGEDQNVLVVGDEDQSIYKFRGARSENIQHFLKDFRKVKVVKLEQNYRSTKTIIKAAHEVISRNSRRIKKELWTDNQAGEPIEIYHALDEYDEATYVTLKTMALLKDVLPSSIAVLYRANAQSRVFEESFGKAQIPHRIVGSVGFYERREIKDVIAFVRLLVNKNDAFSFLRVVNVPPRGAGKKLLERIQQEAEANNISTWDAAANAGNRNVLSFLELYNGYEPPPSSFLEKLLKQIGYFEYLRKEDSQTADDRIENCNEFLGYLREQEALPEFDLATFLSELPLQSRSETPGEAVTLLTVHSAKGLEFRVLFVVGLEEGVFPHIRSLESSEDLEEERRLFYVAMTRAKEKLLLSWSQRRSLFGSNATSHPSRFLDEIPSWFKVIRQSERFMKAPETESKSEFRTGSIVSHEKFGRGTVLQVQGVPQDWKLKIRFQDGVRTIMTRFARITLIR